The DNA region CTGGTGACCGGCTGGAGCCGTCGTCGACGTACACGCTGACCATGTCCGGGAAGAACCCCGAAGGCCAGCAGACCGTCACCAAGACCACCTTCAAGACCCAGGCGCTGACGCTGCAACAGCAGACGTTCGCCCAACTCCAGCCGTGGAAGGGTGCCACGGTCGGTGTGGCAATGCCGGTGATCTTGACCTTCGACGTGCCGGTGAAGAACCGCAAGGAGTTCGAGAAGCACCTGTCAGTGACCAGCAGCCCCAAGCAGGGTGGCAGCTGGAGCTGGTTCTCCGACAAGGAGGTCCACTTCCGGCCGAAGAACTACTGGAAGCCCGGCACCAAGGTCACCGTCAATGCCGACGTCAACGGACTGAACGCGGGCAACGGGGTCTACGGCCAGAACTCCACTTCGTCCTCCTTCAAGGTCGGACGATCGCTGGTCACCAAGATCAACCTGTCCTCGAAGCAGGCGAAGGTCTACATCGACGGCGACCTGGAGCGCACCATCCCGATCAGCGCCGGCAAGGCAGGCTGGCGGACGCGCAGCGGCACCAAGGTGATCATGGAGAAGCTGCCGGTGACCCGGATGACCAACGAGATGATCGGTGCCGACGAGTCTTACGACCTACAGGTCAAGTACGCCATGCGGATCACCTGGTCCGGTGAGTTCCTGCACGCTGCACCCTGGAACTCCGGCAACTTCGGCCGGGTCAACGCCAGCCACGGCTGTGTCGGGATGAGCACCGCGAACGCCGCTTGGCTGTTCAGCCGAGTGCAGATCGGTGATCCGGTGGTCATGACCGGGTCCGGCCGCGGGTTGGAGAAGGGCAACGGCTACACAGACTGGGACGTCTCCTGGTCGCAGTACAAGAAGGGCTCCGCTCTCTGACGACGTCTCCGCCCGCCACGGGCGGATGACACCCACGGGCCACGAACGGCCCGCCGATTCGCAGGTCGGCCGGCAGATTTTTCGAAAATCTGCCACACAGGCCCAGAATCAGATCGGCTAAATCGCGTGAGGCGAATGTTGTTGTGCGTCCAATTACCAGAATCCAGGCGCCGAGGAAACTCGCGTACGACGGCATCGGCCAACCACAGACGACCAGAGGTCAGGCGTCAACCGGGTACGGCTTGCGCCTCCGGGCCACAGACGTACGTAGGTCAGGCCGGTGCTGCTGCGTCGGGGTCTGCTGCCAGCCCGGCTGACGATGCGGTGCGCGCCGCGTCATTCGCCTGGCGATAGAGCTCTTGGATGAAGGTCTTCACAAAGGCGAGGATCGGCACCGCGACCAGGGCGCCGACGATACCGGCGACGATGATGCCGATGGCGATGGCGAGCAGCACCGCCAGTGGATGCAGATGCACCGCTCGACCGAGCAGCAAGGGCTGCAGGATGTGGCCCTCGACCTGCATCACCAAGATGATGCCGGCCAGCATGATCAGCGCCTGCACCCAGCCGACCGCGACCAGGGCGACCAGCACCGCGACGAAGCCGGACACGAACGCACCGACCAGCGGAATGAACGCACCCAGAAACACCAGCGCCGCCAGAGCAGGCGCCAGCGGCAGACGCAGCGCAAGGGCCACGATCAGCACGCCGATCGCGTCCACCAGGGCGACGATGACGGTCGCACGGACGTACCCGGACAGCGACTGCCAGCCGCGGATCGCGGCCGCATCGGCCCGCGCCTGCGCGGCCTTCGGCATCAGACCGATCAGGAAGCTGAAGATCCCGCGGCCGTCGTAGAGGAAATAGAACAGCGTGAACAGGCAGATCGCGATGCCGGCGAGGAAGTGACCGACGCTGGTCCCGATGTCGCCGGCATACCGGGTGATGGTGCTCTGGCTGTCGATCAGGAACTGCTGGATCCGGTTGCCCCACTCGTCGATGTTGAACCAGTCGTCACTGATTCCGAACGGGCTGTTGCGCAGCCAGTCGATCAGCTGGCTGAACCCGACGACGACCTGGCCGCTCAATACGTCCGCCTGGCCGGCGATCGAGTTGATGATCAAGGTGAGGGCCAAGGCGATCAGCGCGATCCCGGTGAGCAGGGTGGCCGCGGCGGCCAGCCCCCGCGCCAGTCCCCAGCCGTGCAGCTTGTTGGCGACCGGCTTCAGGGCAGCAGCGAGCAAGATCGCGACGGCGACCGGGATGATGACCTCGGACAGGAATCCCAGGATCCAGCCGATGAAATAGACCAGCCCCGCCACCAGGAAGATCCGCCAGGCCCAGGCTGCCGCGACCTTCAATGCGTTCGGCACCGCCCGATCGGACGCGGCGGCGCTAGAGGTGATCGTGACCTCGGTCTCGATCGGTGGGACGACCGGCGGCAGGTCGGCCTCGAACAGACCCCGCCGGGGCAACAGCGGCCGTGCGTCCATGGGAGCCTCGGGCCAACCCGACTCGGATCGGTCCCCGCCCGGCGGATCGATCAACGTGGAGTCCTCCGAGTGCGGCACGTCGCTGTCGGCCACGCTCTCACGATCGATCTCACTCTCGAGGATCGCGTCCGCAGCAGGAGTCTCGGCCTCCGATCCGGTCGTGTCCGCCGATGTGCCCTTGTCGCCACGAGCGCTCAGGCGCGCCCGAAGACTCTTGCCCAAGTGCACCCAAGTCCTCCTTCTTCTGACATCCGCCGGCAGGCTGCCATCCCCCACGCTATCGCCGACCAAAAAATCGGGTCCGCGCACCGATGCCGATCAGGAGCGGACGCACCTCAAACCTGGCGCGGGCTCAGGTGAGTCTTCTCCTGGTCGACGGGGCCATCAT from Microlunatus phosphovorus NM-1 includes:
- a CDS encoding L,D-transpeptidase, producing the protein MPQFQPRRLLAGTALLAALTLSVVGCGTIPDAGGATAPGAHTESQAPTTGNGPVEVPATPSSTPTPDPVALTPNVKNKAKNVKVSTVVSVKAGNGKLDKVTLRYAGVSKGKAIKGSVDGTLAKDKASWTAGDRLEPSSTYTLTMSGKNPEGQQTVTKTTFKTQALTLQQQTFAQLQPWKGATVGVAMPVILTFDVPVKNRKEFEKHLSVTSSPKQGGSWSWFSDKEVHFRPKNYWKPGTKVTVNADVNGLNAGNGVYGQNSTSSSFKVGRSLVTKINLSSKQAKVYIDGDLERTIPISAGKAGWRTRSGTKVIMEKLPVTRMTNEMIGADESYDLQVKYAMRITWSGEFLHAAPWNSGNFGRVNASHGCVGMSTANAAWLFSRVQIGDPVVMTGSGRGLEKGNGYTDWDVSWSQYKKGSAL
- a CDS encoding AI-2E family transporter, with the protein product MHLGKSLRARLSARGDKGTSADTTGSEAETPAADAILESEIDRESVADSDVPHSEDSTLIDPPGGDRSESGWPEAPMDARPLLPRRGLFEADLPPVVPPIETEVTITSSAAASDRAVPNALKVAAAWAWRIFLVAGLVYFIGWILGFLSEVIIPVAVAILLAAALKPVANKLHGWGLARGLAAAATLLTGIALIALALTLIINSIAGQADVLSGQVVVGFSQLIDWLRNSPFGISDDWFNIDEWGNRIQQFLIDSQSTITRYAGDIGTSVGHFLAGIAICLFTLFYFLYDGRGIFSFLIGLMPKAAQARADAAAIRGWQSLSGYVRATVIVALVDAIGVLIVALALRLPLAPALAALVFLGAFIPLVGAFVSGFVAVLVALVAVGWVQALIMLAGIILVMQVEGHILQPLLLGRAVHLHPLAVLLAIAIGIIVAGIVGALVAVPILAFVKTFIQELYRQANDAARTASSAGLAADPDAAAPA